The Mytilus trossulus isolate FHL-02 chromosome 3, PNRI_Mtr1.1.1.hap1, whole genome shotgun sequence genome contains a region encoding:
- the LOC134712213 gene encoding uncharacterized protein LOC134712213, which translates to MAHHQGVLPHCNTHESMLTCLETVISDVHLDLTSIDSEVNKCLPTKHQVPGNTVTPPFFTEPASKIPIWTGILPVVAELTKSHSSAINTSDCISCVPNLPNILLSLEKEVDRHVQFVTYIYEKINAMPSINNTASIVTSQSHLMRSSSMSRCKIRTNPSLPILQRSPKVLNLSQSHLYDITSVSQQMNTSTCSTESLQDAADNQPSPPCLCCRNCANALRWFSESICSKVQSLKDQCHNLQSILMAELKEREKELMIQLAQKRKAKQTVTNNFSRLEGLGQQGISICSSIQIFAPVNWDQSTSSIYNQPSTRYAADGQSCDEESTNPTIPTLSTTEGSYSITMSQVPEQSPPPAPQVSLCSEPNMYQDNIYDEPIVHVKQEITNQQPSANTTADMLYRTVPQSPMPELLEYQRRRSSSMNQYSCPISKDNFRKRSHTISHPASAKQQLRDSDHYSTIDEMAEVYQTEDEPQLPLLHVNSSIGVTFPNNKPRKMKKSKSSILVRANKLKHFITKKFSRKSWGGQEVKKSPTSADVNPPEVHFFEYAFSDDDSYTCPVNTTTDDTLGNLSTVTGTEDTQTSLKIDRSVIAKTDAQMTFTSSTSLDYNSLHDHIATIERELNTSASSDFVMSDQPACNSSIRNQSFISQPKTGHMQMIIPAKISSSRFEALLISRPDSLSTISDIEQIETTPAAASSSIQPCTNTVSKDVNHDNATRKRLLFDSKGYASPTSESIYSFHDDSSFDVSQSYATFRKLQKISSTPYHQPVKTIVQSTPYVVSTATTSIPQQLLNHLCQGHSSAEGRQNMLKLCHIKPYLIHGKVTLPYLLQLINNNRYSYSDLPGYNPGTKQISQQMISCVWSQTNRSHIFARNLIWRLFTLAELFGGNTDNLRGDIIAAVQSATIEQYNITDHTWQWKCVPFIHKSINYLFQHKLRHPVFLCLLQQSVC; encoded by the coding sequence ATGGCTCATCACCAAGGTGTCCTTCCACACTGCAATACCCATGAGTCCATGCTCACATGCTTAGAGACAGTCATCAGTGATGTTCACCTAGATCTCACCAGCATTGATTCAGAGGTCAACAAATGTTTACCCACCAAACACCAGGTGCCAGGCAACACTGTTACACCACCTTTCTTCACAGAGCCAGCTAGCAAGATACCAATTTGGACAGGAATCCTACCAGTAGTTGCTGAACTCACCAAGTCTCATTCATCTGCTATTAACACGTCCGACTGTATTTCCTGTGTTCCAAACCTACCCAACATTCTCCTGTCGTTAGAGAAGGAAGTTGACCGCCATGTACAGTTTGTTACCTACATCTATGAGAAGATAAATGCCATGCCATCAATAAACAACACAGCTTCTATAGTTACATCTCAGTCTCACCTGATGCGCTCATCTTCTATGAGTCGCTGTAAGATTCGCACCAATCCAAGTCTTCCAATTCTTCAGCGATCACCAAAGGTTCTAAACTTGTCTCAGTCACACTTATATGACATCACATCAGTAAGTCAGCAGATGAATACCTCCACTTGTAGTACAGAGTCTTTACAAGATGCAGCAGACAATCAACCCAGTCCACCATGCTTATGTTGCAGAAATTGTGCCAATGCCTTGAGATGGTTCAGTGAATCCATATGCAGTAAAGTCCAGTCCTTGAAAGATCAGTGTCACAACCTCCAGTCAATACTTATGGCAGAActaaaagaaagagaaaaagaaCTTATGATACAACTAGCCCAGAAACGTAAAGCCAAACAGACAGTTACCAACAATTTCAGTCGTCTAGAGGGCCTAGGTCAACAAGGTATTTCCATATGCTCCAGCATCCAGATATTTGCACCAGTTAACTGGGATCAGTCTACCAGTAGTATTTACAACCAACCAAGTACCAGGTATGCAGCAGACGGTCAGTCATGTGATGAAGAGTCTACCAATCCAACTATACCAACCTTGTCAACAACAGAAGGGTCATACAGTATTACCATGAGCCAAGTTCCTGAGCAATCTCCTCCACCAGCACCTCAGGTTAGCCTCTGTTCTGAACCAAACATGTACCAAGACAACATTTATGATGAACCTATTGTCCATGTCAAGCAAGAGATAACTAATCAGCAACCATCAGCCAATACAACAGCAGATATGCTCTACAGAACTGTACCACAGAGTCCTATGCCGGAGCTGTTAGAGTACCAACGTAGACGTAGTAGTTCCATGAACCAATATAGCTGCCCCATCAGCAAAGACAACTTCCGCAAACGTTCTCACACAATTAGCCATCCTGCTTCAGCCAAACAACAGTTGAGAGACTCAGATCATTATTCCACCATAGATGAGATGGCAGAGGTTTACCAGACTGAAGATGAGCCACAACTTCCATTACTTCATGTCAATTCTTCCATTGGTGTAACTTTTCCTAACAACAAACCAAGAAAGATGAAGAAGTCCAAGAGTTCCATACTGGTCCGTGCCAATAAGCTGAAGCACTTCATCACCAAAAAGTTCAGTAGAAAGAGTTGGGGTGGTCAAGAAGTTAAGAAATCACCTACTTCAGCTGATGTCAATCCTCCAGAAGTCCACTTTTTCGAGTACGCCTTCTCAGATGATGATTCCTACACTTGTCCTGTCAACACAACTACTGATGACACACTTGGTAACTTGTCTACTGTTACAGGTACTGAAGACACACAAACCTCACTCAAGATTGACAGATCAGTTATAGCTAAGACAGATGCACAGATGACCTTCACATCTTCTACAAGTCTTGACTACAATTCCCTTCATGATCATATAGCTACCATTGAAAGAGAACTCAACACATCAGCTTCTTCAGACTTTGTTATGTCAGACCAACCAGCCTGTAACTCTTCCATCAGAAACCAGTCTTTCATCAGCCAACCTAAGACAGGACATATGCAGATGATTATTCCAGCAAAGATTTCTTCTAGCCGTTTTGAGGCCCTACTTATTTCACGTCCAGACAGCCTTTCAACCATTTCTGATATTGAACAGATTGAGACAACACCAGCAGCAGCTTCCAGTAGCATTCAGCCATGTACAAACACTGTATCAAAAGATGTAAACCATGACAATGCAACACGTAAGCGTCTATTGTTTGACTCTAAAGGGTATGCCAGCCCTACCAGTGAAAGTATCTACAGTTTCCATGATGATAGCAGTTTTGATGTTAGCCAGAGTTATGCAACCTTCCGTAAGCTTCAGAAGATATCTAGCACACCATATCATCAACCTGTCAAAACCATCGTTCAGAGTACACCATATGTCGTATCTACAGCAACCACTAGTATTCCACAGCAACTTCTAAATCATCTGTGCCAAGGTCATTCATCTGCTGAAGGTCGCCAGAACATGTTAAAGCTTTGCCACATTAAGCCATACCTCATACATGGAAAAGTGACACTACCGTATCTCTTGCAGCTGATCAACAACAACAGATATAGTTACAGTGACTTACCAGGGTACAACCCAGGAACCAAGCAGATCTCCCAGCAGATGATTTCTTGTGTTTGGTCACAGACTAACAGGTCCCACATCTTTGCACGTAACCTGATTTGGCGTCTGTTCACCCTAGCCGAGCTGTTTGGCGGTAATACAGATAACCTGAGGGGAGACATCATTGCTGCTGTACAAAGTGCCACTATTGAACAGTACAATATTACAGACCATACCTGGCAGTGGAAGTGTGTTCCCTTCATCCACAAGAGCATTAACTACTTGTTCCAGCATAAACTCCGTCATCCAGTATTCCTTTGTTTACTTCAGCAGAGTGTATGTTAG